Part of the Bacillus sp. N1-1 genome, GGATGAACTTTCTCAACCAATTCTAAAGACAGACGTTTTAAAAATGGAAGATCTAGAACAGGGAATGGAGTTAGAAGGTACAGTAAGAAATGTCGTTGATTTTGGGGCGTTTATTGATATTGGTGTGAAACAAGATGGGCTTGTTCACATTTCGAAGTTAACGAATCGCTATGTGAAGAATCCAATGGAAGTCGTCCACGTAGGACAAGTTGTGACTGTCTGGGTTGATCAAGTTGACCTTAAGCGTGAGCGAATTGCTCTGACGATGCTTCAACCGTCCTAAAGCATTAGCACTGCCCTCAGGGGCGGTGTTTTCTTTTGTAGAAAAACCAGCACTGGTTTAATAATTTAATTTGGCGTCGATCTTTCTCAAAGTAAGCTTGTTTCAATTGCTTTTTAAACCAAACAGGCAACGTAATCCCTCCTTAAGTGATGACACATCTTAAATGTTGATGTAAATTAGTTTATGAGAAACGGCTTGTATGTGTTCGAAAGAGAAAGGATGAAGAGCGTATGAACGAAAAAGAATTACAACAACTAGTTGAAACGATCTCTGAGGAGTTTTTTGGCCTCGCTTTTCGTCATAAGGCGATATTCAATGCTCGATTAAAAACAACGGGAGGACGTTATATGCTCAGGTCTCATAATCTCGAATTTAATCAAAAGCATTATGACGAGTTTGGTCAAGACGAACTCATTGGTATTATTAAACATGAGCTATGCCACTATCACCTGCACCTTCAGAAAAAAGGTTACAAACATCAGGATAAAGATTTTAAACGACTTCTTAAGGAAGTAGGTGGTTCGCGATACTGTCAGGTAGTACCTGGGCAACGTAGAGTTGAGCCGTTCAAGCATTTTTATGAGTGTGGAGAATGTAAGACTAAGTATAGAAGAAAAAGAAAGATGGACATATCACGGTACGTATGTGGAAAATGCAGAGGTAAATTAATTCAAATTAATTAAAAGTTGTTATTGACGACCTAGTTTGTATGTGGTAAATTAATAAAGTCTCTTCGGAGAGCACGTCTTAATCAAGCATATGGCAGTTAATTAATTTTAAAAAACTGTTGACTTTGTTTGCAGGATGAGTTATTATATTAAATGTCGCCGATAACGGAGACAACAACTTAAATATTATTCCACAGTAGCTCAGTGGTAGAGCTATCGGCTGTTAACCGATCGGTCGTAGGTTCGAATCCTACCTGTGGAGCCAAACGGAGAAGTACCCAAGTGGCTGAAGGGGCGCCCCTGCTAAGGGTGTAGGTCGCGCGAGCGGCGCGAGGGTTCAAATCCCTCCTTCTCCGCCATTTTTATGGCCCGTTGGTCAAGTGGTTAAGACACCGCCCTTTCACGGCGGTATCACGGGTTCGAATCCCGTACGGGTCACCAACTTATTTTAATAAACGTTTTAACAACATGATATGTAATCAGTCATAAAGGTCTCGTGGTGTAGCGGTTAACATGCCTGCCTGTCACGCAGGAGATCGCGGGTTCGATTCCCGTCGAGACCGCCATTATTTCTAAAACTAATCTGATTATATAACTTGTTGGGCTATAGCCAAGCGGTAAGGCAACGGATTTTGATTCCGTCATGCGCTGGTTCGAATCCAGCTAGCCCAGCCATGTTGAGCCATTAGCTCAGTTGGTAGAGCATCTGACTTTTAATCAGAGGGTCGAAGGTTCGAGTCCTTCATGGCTCACCACTTATTTGCGGGTGTGGCGGAATTGGCAGACGCGCTAGACTTAGGATCTAGTGTCTTACGACGTGGGGGTTCAAGTCCCTTCACCCGCACCAATTCTTTTATAAACGAACGTTTCATCAAGTTACGATGTGCGGTTGTGGCGGAATGGCAGACGCGCTAGCTTGAGGGGCTAGTGGGGGAAACCCCGTGGAGGTTCGAGTCCTCTCAACCGCACCAAATATAATATGCGCCCGTAGCTCAATTGGATAGAGCGTCTGACTACGGATCAGAAGGTTAGGGATTCGACTTCTCTCGGGCGCACCATATTACTTTTTAAAAAAATGTCGGGAAGTAGCTCAGCTTGGTAGAGCACTTGGTTTGGGACCAAGGGGTCGCAGGTTCAAATCCTGTCTTCCCGACCATCAATATCGCGGGTGTAGTTTAGTGGTAAAACCTCAGCCTTCCAAGCTGATGTCGTGGGTTCGATCCCCATCACCCGCTCCAATAAAGATGGGCCTGTAGCTCAGCTGGTTAGAGCGCACGCCTGATAAGCGTGAGGTCGGTGGTTCGAGTCCACTCAGGCCCACCATCTTTTCTTAAAAAACTTGTTGACACTGACAAACACATCATGGTATGATGGTTTGGTCGCTGAAAACGACATTGAAAGAAAAATTGCTCTTTGAAAACTGAACGAAACGCCATGTAAGTAGTTGTTTCTACGGAAACAAAACATTGTTTTAAAAGCTAGATTAAGCTTTCTATCGGAGAGTTTGATCCTGGCTCAGGACGAACGCTGGCGGCGTGCCTAATACATGCAAGTCGAGCGAAGAGATGGGAGCTTGCTCCCTGATCTTAGCGGCGGACGGGTGAGTAACACGTGGGCAACCTGCCCTGCAGACTGGGATAACTCCGGGAAACCGGAGCTAATACCGGGTAATACATTGCACCGCATGGTGCAATGTTGAAAGTTGGCTTTCTGAGCTAACACTGCAGGATGGGCCCGCGGCGCATTAGCTAGTTGGTAAGGTAATGGCTTACCAAGGCGACGATGCGTAGCCGACCTGAGAGGGTGATCGGCCACACTGGGACTGAGACACGGCCCAGACTCCTACGGGAGGCAGCAGTAGGGAATCTTCCGCAATGGACGAAAGTCTGACGGAGCAACGCCGCGTGAGTGACGAAGGCCTTCGGGTCGTAAAGCTCTGTTGTTAGGGAAGAACAAGTACCGTTCGAATAGGGCGGTACCTTGACGGTACCTAACCAGAAAGCCACGGCTAACTACGTGCCAGCAGCCGCGGTAATACGTAGGTGGCAAGCGTTGTCCGGAATTATTGGGCGTAAAGCGCGCGCAGGCGGTCTTTTAAGTCTGATGTGAAAGCCCACGGCTCAACCGTGGAGGGTCATTGGAAACTGGAGGACTTGAGTGCAGAAGAGGAGAGTGGAATTCCACGTGTAGCGGTGAAATGCGTAGATATGTGGAGGAACACCAGTGGCGAAGGCGGCTCTCTGGTCTGTAACTGACGCTGAGGCGCGAAAGCGTGGGGAGCAAACAGGATTAGATACCCTGGTAGTCCACGCCGTAAACGATGAGTGCTAGGTGTTGGGGGGTTCCACCCTCAGTGCTGAAGTTAACACATTAAGCACTCCGCCTGGGGAGTACGACCGCAAGGTTGAAACTCAAAGGAATTGACGGGGGCCCGCACAAGCAGTGGAGCATGTGGTTTAATTCGAAGCAACGCGAAGAACCTTACCAGGTCTTGACATCCTCTGACAATCCTGGAGACAGGATGTTCCCCTTCGGGGGACAGAGTGACAGGTGGTGCATGGTTGTCGTCAGCTCGTGTCGTGAGATGTTGGGTTAAGTCCCGCAACGAGCGCAACCCTTGATCTTAGTTGCCAGCATTTAGTTGGGCACTCTAAGGTGACTGCCGGTGACAAACCGGAGGAAGGTGGGGATGACGTCAAATCATCATGCCCCTTATGACCTGGGCTACACACGTGCTACAATGGACGGTACAAAGGGCAGCAACACCGCGAGGTGAAGCAAATCCCATAAAGCCGTTCTCAGTTCGGATTGCAGGCTGCAACTCGCCTGCATGAAGCCGGAATTGCTAGTAATCGCGGATCAGCATGCCGCGGTGAATACGTTCCCGGGCCTTGTACACACCGCCCGTCACACCACGAGAGTTTGTAACACCCGAAGTCGGTGGGGTAACCTTTATGGAGCCAGCCGCCGAAGGTGGGACAAATGATTGGGGTGAAGTCGTAACAAGGTAGCCGTATCGGAAGGTGCGGCTGGATCACCTCCTTTCTATGGAGAATTACGAAGGTAACTTACGTTACCAACCTTACATGAGCGTTTCGTTTAGTTTTGAAAGAATGATTTATTCTTTCAAAATAGGTGAAGTGATGAAGCTTACGCTGATTCAAGTAGTAGCCTTGTTCCTTGAAAACTAGATAGCATAAACAACGACATCCAATAATTATTTTTATGCAAGAACTTAGTAATAACTGATGCGTTATGGCAGCAATGCCTAACAAATCGAAGGTTAAGCTACTAAGGGCGCACGGTGGATGCCTTGGCACTAGAAGCCTAAGAAGGACGGGACGAACACCGATATGCTTCGGGGAGCTGTAAGTACGCTTTGATCCGGAGATTTCCGAATGGGGGAACCCACCATCTTTAATAGGATGGTATCCATTTCTGAATACATAGGGAATGGAAGGCAGACCCGGGGAACTGAAACATCTCATTACCCGGAGGAAGAGAAAGCAAATGCGATTTCCTGAGTAGCGGCGAGCGAAACGGAATCAGCCCAAACCAGAGGGCTTGCCCTCTGGGGTTGTAGGACGTCTCTTTGGAGTTACAAAGGCACGGATAGACGAAGCGACCTGGAAAGGTCCATCAGAGAAGGTAACAATCCTGTAGTCAAAATCCGCTGCCCTCCGAGACGGATCCTGAGTACGGCGGGACACGTGAAACCCCGTCGGAATCTGGGAGGACCATCTCCCAAGGCTAAATACTCTCTAGTGACCGATAGTGAACCAGTACCGTGAGGGAAAGGTGAAAAGCACCCCGGAAGGGGAGTGAAAGAGAACCTGAAACCGTGTGCCTACAACTAGTTGGAGCCCGTTAATGGGTGACAGCGTGCCTTTTGTAGAATGAACCGGCGAGTTACGATCCCGTGCAAGGTTAAGCTGATAAGGCGGAGCCGCAGCGAAAGCGAGTCTGAATAGGGCGAAATAGTACGTGGTCGTAGACCCGAAACCAGGTGATCTACCCATGTCCAGGGTGAAGTTCAGGTAACACTGAATGGAGGCCCGAACCCACGCATGTTGAAAAATGCGGGGATGAGGTGTGGGTAGCGGTGAAATGCCAATCGAACCTGGAGATAGCTGGTTCTCTCCGAAATAGCTTTAGGGCTAGCCTCGCGGCAAGAATCTTGGAGGTAGAGCACTGATTGGACTAGGGGTCCTTACCGGATTACCGAATCCAGTCAAACTCCGAATGCCAACGATTTATCCGCGGGAGTCAGACTGCGAGTGATAAGATCC contains:
- the cmpA gene encoding cortex morphogenetic protein CmpA — protein: MPVWFKKQLKQAYFEKDRRQIKLLNQCWFFYKRKHRP
- a CDS encoding SprT family protein, encoding MNEKELQQLVETISEEFFGLAFRHKAIFNARLKTTGGRYMLRSHNLEFNQKHYDEFGQDELIGIIKHELCHYHLHLQKKGYKHQDKDFKRLLKEVGGSRYCQVVPGQRRVEPFKHFYECGECKTKYRRKRKMDISRYVCGKCRGKLIQIN